The following proteins are encoded in a genomic region of Nicoliella spurrieriana:
- a CDS encoding aldo/keto reductase, translated as MKERNVQIGKSGVLSTPLGLGTNAVGGTNLFPNLKDATGIEIVKAGLDSGIKLLDTAFAYGMGHSEELIGQAIQGYDRGSFAIASKGAQQVTGDSVVINNDPEFLKQAVEDSLKRLHTTYLDVFYIHFPDDHTPKDKAVAALNELKVEGKIKAIGVSNFSMDQLKEANKDGLVDIVEDQYSLIHRDAEKELFPYLKDHDISFVPFFPLASGLLTGKYDNSAVNFADDDIRHSNPDFQGARFAEIVKAVNTLKPLAEQKNATIAQLVLAWYMQNPNISVVIPGAKHPEQVQSNAKAMDVELSDAEYQQIDAAFATFK; from the coding sequence ATGAAGGAACGTAACGTTCAAATTGGTAAATCAGGTGTATTAAGCACCCCACTCGGGTTAGGTACAAACGCAGTGGGTGGCACTAACCTATTTCCAAACTTAAAGGATGCTACTGGAATTGAAATCGTTAAAGCCGGCTTAGATTCCGGTATTAAGTTACTAGACACTGCCTTTGCCTATGGGATGGGTCATTCAGAAGAATTAATCGGTCAAGCCATTCAGGGCTACGACCGTGGTAGCTTCGCAATCGCTTCAAAGGGAGCTCAACAAGTCACTGGTGACTCAGTGGTGATTAATAACGACCCTGAATTCTTGAAACAGGCAGTCGAAGATAGCTTAAAACGCCTGCATACCACATATTTGGATGTTTTCTACATTCACTTCCCAGATGACCACACCCCCAAGGATAAGGCAGTTGCCGCATTAAACGAACTTAAGGTTGAGGGTAAAATTAAAGCAATTGGGGTTTCCAACTTCTCAATGGATCAATTAAAGGAAGCTAACAAGGACGGCCTTGTTGATATCGTTGAAGATCAATATAGCTTAATCCACCGGGATGCTGAAAAGGAATTATTCCCATACCTAAAGGACCATGATATTTCATTCGTCCCATTCTTCCCCCTTGCTTCAGGCCTACTAACTGGTAAATACGATAATTCTGCCGTTAATTTTGCCGATGATGATATTCGGCATAGTAATCCTGATTTTCAAGGTGCCCGGTTTGCTGAAATCGTTAAAGCCGTCAACACCTTAAAGCCACTTGCTGAACAAAAGAATGCTACCATTGCACAACTAGTTCTTGCTTGGTACATGCAAAACCCTAACATTTCAGTTGTAATTCCAGGTGCAAAGCACCCTGAACAAGTACAAAGCAATGCGAAGGCCATGGATGTTGAATTATCAGATGCTGAATATCAACAAATCGATGCTGCCTTTGCCACATTTAAGTAA